Proteins from a genomic interval of Acipenser ruthenus chromosome 46, fAciRut3.2 maternal haplotype, whole genome shotgun sequence:
- the LOC117397677 gene encoding uncharacterized protein LOC117397677 isoform X1, with product MRTLLALFVLASLAIQTVFSCSVCKGEGLKCHTCVSANEDECNRQGSQSCPQFADACSTITGTNTVMKSCTYKAFCDKAHHSNSGMKMDCCFTEDCNGPHKGKSASHNAGAALLYNPTLMFGALLTKLAFSRL from the exons ATGCGGACCCTCCTGGCTTTGTTTGTCCTGGCCTCCTTGGCTATTCAGA CTGTCTTTTCTTGTTCTGTGTGCAAAGGCGAGGGCTTGAAATGCCACACCTGCGTGTCAGCCAATGAGGATGAATGCAATCGACAAGGATCGCAGAGCTGCCCCCAGTTCGCAGACGCCTGCTCCACCATCACTGGAACAA ACACAGTCATGAAGTCCTGTACTTACAAGGCCTTCTGTGACAAAGCCCACCACAGCAACTCTGGCATGAAGATGGACTGCTGCTTCACAGAAGACTGCAATGGACCCCACAAAGGAAAGAGTGCCAGTCATAACGCTGGGGCTGCCCTTCTCTACAACCCCACTTTAATGTTCGGAGCTTTGCTCACCAAGCTGGCATTCAGCAGACTCTAA
- the LOC117397677 gene encoding activin receptor type-1C isoform X2 has product MRTLLALFVLASLAIQSEGLKCHTCVSANEDECNRQGSQSCPQFADACSTITGTNTVMKSCTYKAFCDKAHHSNSGMKMDCCFTEDCNGPHKGKSASHNAGAALLYNPTLMFGALLTKLAFSRL; this is encoded by the exons ATGCGGACCCTCCTGGCTTTGTTTGTCCTGGCCTCCTTGGCTATTCAGA GCGAGGGCTTGAAATGCCACACCTGCGTGTCAGCCAATGAGGATGAATGCAATCGACAAGGATCGCAGAGCTGCCCCCAGTTCGCAGACGCCTGCTCCACCATCACTGGAACAA ACACAGTCATGAAGTCCTGTACTTACAAGGCCTTCTGTGACAAAGCCCACCACAGCAACTCTGGCATGAAGATGGACTGCTGCTTCACAGAAGACTGCAATGGACCCCACAAAGGAAAGAGTGCCAGTCATAACGCTGGGGCTGCCCTTCTCTACAACCCCACTTTAATGTTCGGAGCTTTGCTCACCAAGCTGGCATTCAGCAGACTCTAA